The following are encoded in a window of Impatiens glandulifera chromosome 5, dImpGla2.1, whole genome shotgun sequence genomic DNA:
- the LOC124938266 gene encoding serine/threonine-protein kinase Nek1-like: protein MEKYEVLEQIGKGSFGSALLVRHKLEKKKYVMKKIRLARQTDRTKRSAHQEMELISKARNPFIVEYKDSWVEKGCYVCIIIGYCEGGDMSDAIKRTNGVHFSEEKLCNWLVQLLMALDYLHKNHILHRDVKCSNIFLTKDQDIRLGDFGLAKKLTSDDLASSVVGTPSYMCPELLADIPYGSKSDIWSLGCCIYEMAGHKPAFKAFDMQALIIKIHKCIVSPLPVMYSGAFRGLVKSMLRKNPELRPSASDLLRHPHLQSYVQNIHLKSNISRRNTFPLQSTDSDCLKQTRIFEPEVVTLVKPREKIRSLNNYRSLNPSVSATEQDSPCSYRRNEHLAASRSNKSSQISTVSAKEDRIPINRSSAPRYTKPILSKPCSTPRRQTAPPKISNGPKRGLLPALRTPTSRRASLPLTRTAKSESSTYKPNMGLLGSLDSPNISVNEPRIDKMVDFLASRDEPFFPIRPTSSTSAQCSSTSSPLDKRTVQMQKRSMKSVFIESPQKGSESSDHNRTTVVSSHSSSDSRHRRFDTSSYQQRADALEGLLEFSAQLMQQGRYDELGVLLKPFGPGKVSPRETAIWITKSFKETGA, encoded by the exons ATGGAGAAGTATGAGGTACTGGAGCAAATTGGTAAAGGATCCTTTGGATCAGCACTACTGGTTAGGCACAAACTTGAAAAGAAGAA ATATGTCATGAAGAAAATCCGCCTTGCTCGTCAGACTGACCGTACAAAGAGATCTGCTCACCAGGAG ATGGAGCTTATTTCAAAAGCAAGAAATCCATTTATTGTGGAGTACAAGGATTCATGGGTAGAAAAG GGGTGCTATGTCTGCATTATTATTGGATACTGTGAAGGTGGAGATAT GTCTGATGCAATAAAAAGAACCAATGGCGTTCATTTTTCTGAAGAG AAATTATGTAATTGGTTAGTCCAACTTCTGATGGCTCTGGATTACTTGCACAAAAATCATATCCTTCATCGAGACGTTAAG TGTTCGAATATATTTCTGACTAAAGATCAAGATATACGTCTCG GCGATTTTGGTCTTGCGAAAAAATTAACTTCTGACGATCTTGCTTCCTCT GTTGTTGGAACGCCGAGTTATATGTGTCCTGAGCTCCTTGCCGATATACCTTATGGTTCAAAGTCAGACATTTGGTCTTTGG GATGCTGCATATATGAAATGGCTGGACATAAGCCTGCATTTAAAGCTTTT GATATGCAAGCTCTGATCATTAAAATACACAAGTGTATTGTTTCTCCGCTTCCTGTCATGTATTCTGGCGCATT TCGAGGGCTTGTCAAGAGCATGTTGCGGAAGAATCCAGAACTTAGGCCAAGT GCTTCGGACTTGCTAAGGCATCCACATCTTCAATCTTACGTTCAAAACATCCATCTGAAGTCCAATATTTCCAGACGAAACACATTTCCACTCCAATCAACAGATTCCGACTGTTTAAAGCAGACAAGAATTTTCGAGCCTGAAGTTGTCACTCTTGTTAAGCCAAGGGAGAAAATCCGATCTTTAAACAATTACAGAAGCTTGAATCCTAGTGTATCTGCAACCGAACAAGATTCCCCTTGTTCTTATCGAAGAAATGAACATCTTGCTGCTAGTCGATCCAACAAATCCTCACAAATATCAACTGTAAGTGCAAAGGAAGACAGGATTCCTATTAACAGGTCATCAGCTCCAAGGTATACAAAACCGATACTGTCAAAACCTTGTTCAACTCCAAGGAGACAAACAGCTCCACCAAAGATTTCCAATGGTCCCAAACGCGGTCTG CTTCCGGCACTGCGAACTCCAACATCACGTCGAGCATCGCTCCCACTTACTCGAACGGCCAAATCGGAATCATCGACGTATAAGCCAAATATGGGTCTTCTAGGGAGTTTGGATTCTCCTAATATATCAGTCAACGAGCCTCGAATCGATAAGATGGTTGACTTTTTAGCATCACGCGATGAACCGTTCTTCCCCATCCGGCCCACTTCATCAACATCGGCCCAATGCTCCTCTACATCATCTCCGCTGGACAAACGAACGGTTCAGATGCAAAAGCGATCAATGAAATCAGTTTTCATTGAGTCTCCGCAAAAGGGAAGTGAAAGCTCGGATCATAATCGAACGACAGTTGTGTCGAGCCACTCGTCTTCAGATTCTCGTCACCGTCGGTTTGACACCTCGTCGTATCAGCAGAGAGCGGACGCCTTAGAGGGACTGTTGGAATTCAGTGCGCAGCTGATGCAGCAAGGAAGGTATGATGAGTTGGGAGTTTTGCTGAAACCGTTTGGACCTGGGAAAGTATCTCCCAGGGAAACTGCCATTTGGATAACCAAGAGCTTTAAGGAAACCGGGGCTTAG